In a single window of the Pseudochaenichthys georgianus chromosome 16, fPseGeo1.2, whole genome shotgun sequence genome:
- the LOC117460714 gene encoding uncharacterized protein — protein MFGIKWEAKFYFAVRLTFGCRSSPCIFNSFSEALCWILLNNVRIPSVLHLLDDFLLIDPPRDNSGASLAKLKCCFQELGVPLSGEKTIGPDTSLEFLGITLDTIDMKASLPIAKLQRIRDITKSYCEQQVITKQQLLSLLGHLNFAMRVIPQGRSFISRLLDAASAVTNLHDRVFLDEGCRSDLCFWSLLLAHWNGITFFYDDLVYSSDSMRFFTDAAPSVGFGGFFQGEWFAGPWPPSFPNHASSSALHEIYPIAVACHVWGHLWLRKRISVLCDNQSVVWIINKGRSSCSDIMPFMRSITWSSLTHNFLISARHVPGHLNIVADSLSRFQFQTFRNLCPEASPQPVGIPPLHLLSLH, from the coding sequence ATgttcggtattaagtgggaAGCTAAATTCTACTTTGCAGTTCGCTTGACTTTCGGGTGCAGAAGTAGCCCCTGTATTTTTAATTCCTTTTCCGAAGCTCTCTGCTGGATTCTGCTGAATAATGTCAGGATTCCCTCCGTTCTCCACTTGCTGGACGATTTTCTCCTCATAGATCCCCCTCGGGATAACTCAGGCGCTTCCCTGGCGAAACTCAAATGCTGCTTTCAGGAGCTAGGCGTCCCCCTGTCCGGAGAGAAAACCATAGGACCCGACACTAGCTTGGAGTTTTTAGGCATCACACTCGACACTATAGACATGAAAGCATCTCTCCCCATCGCCAAACTGCAGCGCATACGCGACATCACTAAATCCTATTGCGAGCAACAAGTCATCACCAAACagcagctgctctccctcctcggGCACCTCAACTTTGCCATGCgcgtcatcccccaggggcgctcattcatctcccgcctcctggacgcagcGTCGGCTGTAACAAACCTCCACGACCGCGTGTTtctagacgaaggctgccgctcagacctatGCTTCTGGTCtctcctgctcgcccactggaatGGCATCACCTTCTTTTACGACGACCTCGTGTACTCCTCTGATTCCATGAGGTTTTTCACGGACgctgccccatccgtgggttttgggggtttctttcagggagagtggttcgcgGGCCCGTGGCCTCCCTCATTTCCCAATCATGCCTCATCCTCCGCCCTGCACGAGATCTATCCGATTGCTGTTGCCTGCCACGTGTGGGGCCACCTCTGGCTACGGAAACGCATCTCGGTCCTCTGCGACAACCAGTCAGTGGTCTGGATCATCAATAAAGGTCGCTCCTCTTGTAGTGACATCATGCCGTTCATGAGAAGCATCACGTGGTCCTCCCTCACTCACAACTTCCTCATCTCAGCTCGTCACGTCCCCGGCCACCTCAATATAGTGGCTGATTCCCTCTCTCGCTTTCAATTTCAGACcttccggaacctctgcccgGAAGCCAGCCCGCAACCCGTTGGGATTCCTCCtctgcatctcctctctctacATTAA